The sequence ttatatacacactaatatttagtattatatataaaaaatcaataaaaaatatttaattatttatatattaaacattacatctttaatttttttttcctactaaaaatatatttaatagcaCCTAAACatattaagttaaattaaaaaaaaaaaaaaaaaaaaacaaattcactaTGCACTGTGAGTGATTTCACCGGACTCAAGAAGTGTTTCTCGCACAAAATTTGCTTTGATCTCGTGAGAGGTTTGATTATATTTCTTCTCATGTGTCTGGTACTTTATGGGTCTCCTGCGTTCAgtttgattctattttttttatcctttttttagttATCTCTTATGCATTTGGGAGAGTTGTGGTTGGGTTAGTGGATTCTGACTTTGTTTGTTGCTCTTGCAAGTCTCTCCGGTTGTTGTTGCTTCTTTGGCCTTGGGTGCTGTTGCGATTTCGTCTGGATGCAGCTAGATAAGTAACTATAACCCTTCTGGttgattttctattttgtgGGGCTTTGGAACTTCCACTTGAATCACTTCTATGGGTTTTGTGTGTGattggcttcttctttttttaattgtcaatgGTGTATTTGAGTGCCGAGAGAGTTTGGGgtataaaagatttttatttttttttggattatctCCCATATTTTGTATTGCATCATCTCTCTTCTGTTATGGTTGCTTTTTGTCCCTAGTTCTCTCATTTGCTATGGTTATTCTGCTTGAACCTGTTTTTTGCCTCTGCTGCTTCTAGCtggtgtttttttcttataggttttGTAAGAATTatcaaaacctagaaaaaaagaacaaccgACTCATGGAAGAGATGAAGACGTTTTCTCCCtgtattgattttgtttctcCCACACTTCTTACGTTACTTTTACAGAGGAGagtgatatatatattgtatattCTATTCTGTTAGTATCGTATAATTaactatgaaaagaaaaggaaaaagagagtgTTATCCAGCTCATGCTAAAAGCCAAAAATGCTAGTAACAGAAAACGAGAATACAATAAAGCATGTGTTATCTATCATCTTGTGCTTGTGATGGGAGAGCTGGATGACTAGTCGTCGTGCCTCTATTGGTAGGAATATTTATGTCCCGTAATACCCCCCCACAAGATGGAGAATGTAGGTTGACAATTCCCAGCTTGAGTAAGTGAGAGCTCACCTCGTGCTTGTTGGATTTTGGTTTCTCTCAGTCAAAGGCTGATTACAACCTGTTCACCATGTCCACTAGCACTTCTTTCACTGCCCTTTTTGTTTATGTCGATGACATAATCCTTGCCAGTAACTCCATGGACAACATCACTGCAGTCAAGGATTGCTTGCATGATAGGTTTAAGATCAAGGACTTAGGTGCCTTGagattttttcttggaatcGAAGTAGCAAGATCACCTACAAGAATACACATCTACCAACAAAAGTAAGCTCTTGATATTCTAGCTGATTCAGGGATCCTGGGTTGTAAGCCAGTCAAGATTCCTATGGAACAAAATTCCAGGCTATGCAAGGATGAAGGTGACTATTTGGATGATCCCTCTACATATAGAAGACTCATTGGCATATTGCTTTATCTCACCATCACCAGGCCTGACATTAGTTACCCAGTCCAAGTTCTGAGTCAGTTTATGGATAAACCTTCCAAAACTCACTTGACAGCTGCTCACAAAGTTCTGAGGTACATCAAATCTGCACCTGGACAAGGCTTATTATTGTCCGCTTCTTCGAACTTAAAGTTAATTGCTTATTGTGATTCTGATTGGGCTTCATGCCCTGATACTCGTCGGTCAGTTACAGGATATTGTGTTCTACTTGGCCAGTCTCTCATTTCATGGAAATCAAAGAAACAGAGCATAGTATCTCGGTCTTCTGCAGAGGCAGAATACCGTGCCATGGCTGCCACAGTCTCTGAGCTCACTTGGCTTTGTTTTCTACTTACTGATCTGCATATCGAACACTCTCAGGCAGCCACTCTTTACTGTGATAATCAAGCTGCAATCCACATCGCCTCCAACCCAGTTTTCCATGAACGTGCGAAGCACATTGAGCTAGATTGTCATCTCATCAGAGACAAAATTTTGGAAGGATCCATTGTCACAATGCATGTCCCTACTCACCTTCAACGAGCTGACCTTCTTACAAAGGCATTTCCCTTTTCCCTTCTGAGCTCTCACTTACTCAAGCTGGGAATTGTCAACCTACATTCTCCATCTTGTGGGGGGGTATTACAGGACATAAATATTCCTACCAATGGAGGCACGATGACTAGTCATCCAGCTCTCCCATCACAAGCATAAGATGATAGATAACACATGCTTTATTGTATTCTCCTTTTCTGTTACTAGCATTTTTAGCTTTTAGCATGAGCTGGATAAcactctctttttccttttcttttcatagtcAATTATACGATACTAACATAATACAATATACAGTATATATATCACTCCCCTCTGTAAAAGTAACGTAAGAAATGTGGGAGAAACAAATTCAATACAGGGAGAAAACGTCTTCATCTCTTCCATGAGTCGGTTGTTCTtccttttcaggttttgatAATTCTTACAAACAACTAGTCATCCAGCTCTCCCATCACAAGCACAAGATGATAGATAACACATGCTTTATTGTATTCTCATTTTCTGTTACTAGTATTTTTGGCTTTTAGCATGAGCTGGATAAcactctccttttccttttcttttcatagtcAATTATACGATACTAACATAATAGAATATacagttaatatatatatcactcCCCTCTATAAAAGTAACGTAAGAAGTGTGGGAGAAACAAATTCAATACAGGGAGAAAACGTCTTCATCTCTTCCATGAGTCGGTTGTTCTTCTTTTCCAGGTTTTGATAATtcttacatggtatcagagcatagttaatcattttctttctccaATCAAACCATGGAAGAACAATCCCCAATTTCACAATCTGCAAACACCCAAAGTCCCAAACCAGTTTCTCCCTATTTCAACTTCACAGATCCAAATAATCCGTATCGTATGGAAAATGGGGACCACACAACTTTGATTCTTGTCACTGAGTTGCTCACCACTGAAAATTATGTCACCTGGTCACGAGCAATGTGTCGAGCACTTAGGGCGAAGAACAAGCTTGGCTTTATTTCTGGAATCATTGCTAGGCCGGCGAGTGAGGAGGGAGTATCATGTGCAATAGGACTAGAAGATACATGGGAGTTTTCAAGCTCAAAATCCTTAGGGGTGGAAGCAGGACTACTATAAGAAGATAGAGTGTTTGGTGAAGTAGGGGTGGTGTCTTCATTTTGTGGAAAACAATGAGAGTCATATGAGTGATTTGAACAAGGAATGTTCTGCAGTCCTAGTGTGGAATTGGAAGTGGAATGGTCTGCAGTGGTGTTAGAGGGTGACTTGAAAGGAAAATTAGTTTCATGAAAAAGGACATCCCTAGAAAGAAAAATGGTCATACTATTTAAATCCATCAGCTTATATCCCTTGACTCCAAAGGGGTAACTCAGAAAAATACACTTCCTACCTCTCGGATCAAATTTTCTTCTCCCCTGTGAAATGGTTGTGgcaaaacaaagacacccaaaaattttcaaatgagaataatttagtttattattaaaaagaactTCATAAGGGGTTTGATTGACAAGTATAGGGGTAGGTGTTCTATTTATAAGGTAGACTGCAGTTAAGATACAATCATTCTAAAATGAGAGGGGAAGGTTAGATTGGAAAAATAGTGCACGAGCTACATTTAATaagtgttggtgttttctctCAACTATCCCATTTTGTTGGGGTGTTTCAACACAAGTTCGTTGGTGAATAATCCTTTTTTCATTGTAAAAGTCAGTCATCTTGAACTCAATACCATTATCACTACGTATGTTCTTGATTTTACAATTGAACTGTGTTTCTACAAGGTGGTAGAAGGATTCAAtgcattttcttgtttcagattTGGTTTGAAGTAAATAGACCCAAGTTGTTCTAGACAAATCATCtactaagataaaaaaataccttGAACCATCATAAGCATTAGTGGAACATGGCCCCCAAATATCACAGtgtattaattcaaaaatagtGGAAGATTTATGTGCACTAATAGGAAATGGGAGTCTATGCTGTTTGGCAAGGGGACAAATGCAACAAGGGAAAGTTTTATTTATGAGCAAGGTGTTTCTTACAGCAGGATCATCTATCAATTTCATTCGTGAATCAGAAATATGACCAAGGCGACAATGCCAAAGATCAATCACGTCTATACTACTTTGAATAGAAATAGCAACTGAAGGGAAATTTGGAGACAAACATGATAGTAGGTCGGCCAAGGATGAAAGAGAAACTGCTCGAGGAAGAAGGTGATACAAGCCACTTCTCACTTCAGCAATTCCAATCGTGGTCCAGGTGGAAAGGTCCTATATAAAACatgtattatttataaaaaccaaacaacaATTCAGATTTTCAGTAAGTCTTTTAACatagatcaaattaaaagaaaatgaaggaatGCACAAAACATCATCAAGGGCAATCTTATCAGTAAGTTGAATGCTGCCTAGATGTGTGGCTGATACAAAAGTTTTATTAGGCAAACTTACCCTATAAGATACCTCTACAATATTAGAAGTGAAAAAGGAAGGGCTACACAGCATATGGTCTGTAGACCCTGAATCAATAATCCAGGAAATattatttgactttaaaaaatcagCAGGAATATCATTACAAAGTATAATTTTACCAGACATCTTTGAAGGTGTGATACTGGTTTTTGAATTGGGTGGAGTTTGACTTGTCGGGGGAGCTGCAGTTAAAAGACCTTTGGGCTGAATAAGGCTTATGAGATGCAGATATTGCTCTTTGGTGAAAACCATTTTCTCCTCACTCACCTCCTCCTGATAAGGACTTGCCAACAAAGCAGCTTGATTAGCAAAGGAACCTGTAACTTTTCCTTTATAAAGCTTGTGACCCGGGGGATACCCATGAAGCTTGTAACATTTCTCAACCATGTGACCACTCATATTGTAGTGAGAACATACTAGAGGCTCCGCATTTCCAGCCTTATAGCAATTTTCGAGTGTATGACCTTATGTGTGACAATGTGGACAGTAAGGCCTTTCTTTCCTCTAGTTTGTGAAATTTCTCTTAGTTGTGTTAAAAGGGGTATGGAAAAACTTACTGGCCAATGCCATAGACTCACAAGAAGGAGTGTTGTTGGCGAGTTGGTGGTGCTGCTCTTGTTGTTGGATCATTGAGAACACCTTGTTAATGCTGGGACGAGGCTCTGTTAGCATGATTTGATCTCTAGCATTAGTATATTGATTGTTCAAACCCATAAAAAACTGTATAACATAATCTCTCTAATACCTCTCATTCAACATTTTCAACTGGCCGCATGTGCATAATGGCATTGGATTATAAATAATCATTTCATCCCAAAGAGTTTTAAGATTACCAAAATAAGTATTCACATAGTCCCTGTCCTGTCGAAGAACAGCCAAATCTCTTCTAAGTTGGAAAATACAAGTACTATTCTGTTGGGTGAAACGATCCTTAAGCTCTGTCCACAACATTTAAGCATCATCCACGAAAGCCAGAGTATGTTTGATATCAATACTGACTGCATTTTGTATCCAAGAAACCACCATGTCATTGCATCTTTCCCACATTTCAAACAGAGGATCCTCCTCACTCGCCGGCCTAGCAATGATTCCAGAAATAAAGCCAAGCTTGTTCTTCGCCCTAAGTGCTCGACACATTGCTCGTGACCAGGTGACATAATTTTCAGTGGTGAGCAACTCAGTGACAATAATCAAAGTTGTGTGGTCCCCATTTTCCATACGATACGGATTATTTGGATCTGTGAAGTTGAAATAGGGAGAAACTGGTTTGGGACTTTGGGTGTTTGCAGATTGTGAAATTAGGGATTGTTCTTCCATGGTTTGATtggagaaagaaaatgattaactatgctctgataccatgtaagaATTATCAAAACCTGGAAAAGAAGAACAACCGACTCATGGAAGAGATGAAGACGTTTTCTCCCTGTATTGAATTTGTTTCTTCCACACTTCTTACGTTACTTTTATAGAGGGGagtgatatatatattgtatattCTATTCTGTTAGTAGCGTATAATTgactatgaaaagaaaaggaaaaggagagtgTTATCCAGCTCATGTTAAAAGCCAAAAATACTAGTAACAGAAAATGAGAATACAATAAAGCATGTGTTATCTATCATTTTGTGCTTGTGATTGGAGAGCTGGATGATTAGTGTCGTGCCTTCATTGGTAGGAATATTTATGTCCCGTAATAGGTTCTCTTTCTTTTAGGTGTTTTGTGTGGTTCTCCTGTGTCTGGTTGCCCTCTGCTGATTTTCTTTCTGttattgcttcttctttttggcCTTTTACGTCCGAAGATGGGgttctttgttttgttgtaCATCCAAGGTTTCTTGAGCATTGTGCTGTTTCATGCTTGCACCATAGGTGTTTGTCAAAAGGCCTGAGAGAAGGTTTCTtatccctctccctctcttttttttccatgcaCTGCTTCTATGCTTTTGGTTTTGTGTTGGCTTTCCACGGTGTTGCTATTGGTTAGTGCCTTGGTTTGTGATTTGGGAGGTAATTTGGTCATTTATTGcatattatgaaatatttttttttatataattttgcagGGTTATATGCTAAGTTTTACCCAGTATGGTGTGTAAGTGGCTACGCCCGAAGAAAAATGAATCACGTTGCCACCAGAATAATCTATGGACTAATCACTTTGTTACATTGCAGGTCAGTCCACGTCTTACAAAGGATAGAGAGAGATTTCCTCCAAACAACATCCTTTTCAGGTTATTTGGGGCAGGATTGCTTTGGATGAGCTGGACATGCTTTAATGGAGGAGATCCTTGTGTAGTGAGCACTGATGCTTCTTTGGCAGTCTTAAACACCGTGGACTTTGAGCGTTTTCACTATGAACTCAAGCAGTGTTTCTCACTCACTCACAATCCACAGAAAAATATCAGAATGTCTGAATGCCTATATAAGGATGCAGATATTGTTGCAAAGATTGTGATCGTGTAACGGTAACACAGAGTTCCCTTATGAGGATGTCATTGATTACTCTCAATTCTGTATATCTGTTTGCACATCAAATGTTGTAGAAAAGTTCCTCTTAAATCCCATCAGGAGTACTAAGAATGATGAATGGGCTAGAATGTGGAAGAGGTTGAAAGAGGTAGAAAATTTCTCTGAGTTCCAATATCCATCAAGGGAAGGTGATGTAATTCAAATGATATGGCAAGTTGTAGTGAGAAAAGGTAATGCCTTTGATGATTGGTCATTAAAGGATGTTGCAAATTTTCTGCAATGCCTTTTATTTCTCTGCCATGCGGCACTTTTCTGATCTGGCATGGATACGAAGGAACTGAAGCTCAGAGTTACTGGGAGGATATGGAAGGAACAACAAAATCCAGAAACCGGAGTGTGCATGCCAACCTTTGTAGCTAAAGCAAAAGTAATTTTAAAGACATCTACAAGATTTTGCTATTCTTTTCTTCTGTGTTGTAATGGATGGAATTGATGAAGctcctgttttttttataaataattttgtataatGAGCAGCTATTCTTCCATGGATTTTTGTTTGATAGTACGCTTCAAGTTAAGATTTAACGAAGCTGTTTTTTATGACTCAAAGTAAGAGCTACTCATTTGAATGCAGCAATCCAAGAGGTGAAAACACAGCTGAATCCTTGGTTCTTAAATTAGCAGGACTTTGAAGTTGTAGAAGTGAATATTAAGATTAAGATTTCATATCTTCACGGTATAAATTTCCGAGTTCACCCACCTAGTTAGCTGAGCCGCACTTCGTCAGCTCCTATAAGCTTTGAAACTCGACCATGTCCAGTGATTAGGTCAACAGTTACCATGTTGACTCACTGGACTTAACTGAGTTTGATGGTTTCATAACCATAACTAAAGCAACTAAGAATgaaatattcaaatatatttctttatcaGTGCTTCTAACAGTATAAAACCTCTAGTAAATATCCATATTTTCTTCAAAGAAATACAATTAATTATCCTTGGCTTCGAACTCTTATGCAGGGCAAGCCATGATGAACTCATGCATATCATCCATGCACAATCCAAGAAGATAAAGAATTATGTATAGGACTCACTGTGTAATCATCAATGGGGATGTAACAAGAGACGCATGCCTTCAATTTGaatttccatataaaaaaagaggcCAAATTACAGTTTCTACAGGCTCTGTTTCCAACAGCAAATAAAGAAATTTGCATGCCTCATggaaactttgataaaaaagaagaagaaataaaacagaaatgCATTAATCTCTAACCAATATCAAAGAACCAATGAACAACTACTCCATTGGCCTTGAAAAAGACCCCATAATTAATGCCACCCCATGTTTGTTGGCCTCTATATTGGTAGTAAATTCTATCAATACCTAGTGAAAATTTAAGCCAACCCTCCCTCTCCTTTCTCtttctgaactttttttttttccttctctagcTCTGTACAATCTATCCCGCACTTTGATCAATAAGACTGCATGACTGAACAAGCTACAGCTTGTGCCCAGTGCCTTAACTTGGTCTTAACCTGCTTTGGATCATCACCTGCATGCAGATAATCAGAAATGTCAAGCTTCGTATAATTCTGTACTTGAATACTGaaaatctttcttcttttctttttttatttgttccaaagtatatgaaattaaatttgaaatggcTGGTTAATTCgtaagtttgattttttctgaTAATGATAATCAAAAGTGACGAAATGCAACCAGTCATGCTGATCAGGATATGGAAACTTCACCTGGGCTGCATATTTTCCAGTCTGGATCACTCATGGGGCTCCCAAATGAAGATGAACGTGTGCCCATTtctgaagatgatgaagaagataaGTCGCCACTTTGCGGCGTGGACACCGGACTTGGCGAAAGTTGCCGGTTAACTGCAAAATAGAGATCCAATGCTGGCAATGTATTGGTCAATTGATGTCCCTCTTCCTCTTTAAATCCAAATCCAAGCTCTATACACCCTTTGAGCTCATGCAAGTCTTCATCTGTCAAGTCATCAGATTCTAGCAGCCCGCTCCTTCTCCTCTCTTGCATTAGTATTTGGCGGCGGCGTCTCTCCCACGCTCTGTCACGTCGAGTCTCGCACATTGAGAGTTGCTTGGACAATagtttcttgtttttcaatataaGCGGTGCCAATGGCATGCGCTCCAAATCTTCAGAGTCTGAGGAGTTCAATGATGGCAATGAAGACGAAGAAGACGATAAAATATTCACCTTCTGAGCCCTAGGCTCATGACAGTTCTTCATTCTATAAATGTCAGGTGAGGGAGTCCAGGCACGGCAAGTGGGCAAAACGATATTGAGGCAGCAGCGACAGAAGAAAACTGTCGCTCCACCAACAAATGGGAGCAGTGCGGGACAGGGGCAGGAGGCGCCTCTGAAAAGTTATGGAAATGCTCTTCTCCAAGTATTCTCAATTATAAGACACCAACCTCACCAGGTCAAGCTGGATTTGATTGAGAAGGCTTTAATGGTGGGGAGGAGGAGGGCGACTGTCACGCCTATCCGTTGGGAGGATTTGTTAGCCATTTGTTTATAACTGTAAATTACAGgacatttttgttaaatttggaGGCTGTGGTAGCCATTTTTGGTTTTGTGTTGTCTATTTTGGAGAATTTGATGAGTTACGATCCTATATATTCACATATTCTTAGCATGTAGCtgctctgtgtgtgtgtgtattatgaTTGTCGCATTATACATTCCTAATGTCGCCAacagaaaatatattattgtttcttacATCCAATTCATTTTTGTTATCAACTACATACGATTCCCTCACTCGCTAGCAACCAAACCAAAGGGGATTCAATTCTTCAATTCCTTTCTCTTTCGGTTAGCAACTAACTGACTCTCGTACTCGGTACTCTCTCCTCTCCCGCTGTCTAACCACCTTACCTCTCCGCCCTACCTCggattgagtgttttttttttttagtaattttagatGTTAAAACGTTGTTATTGTGTTTCAAAGCAAAAACTtagtattaaaaaatgaaaataaaaaaataatttaaaaagcctGAGCTCAATCCAAGTTTGATGGAAGACTTGTGATTGAGATCGTGAGACAGAACAtccttataaaaaacataaaaaaaaaaaataaaaaaactcaatatttaataaactcAAAGTTGAAAGttgatatcaataaaaaaatagatataaaaaaattaaaaataaaaattgatgtcaCCCTAGGATAACATCTCATATCTATAACTCGAGTTATGAGATAATTAAGGATagtcacataaaaaaaaaattaaagctcaaTCTTCAACAATTCAATgtttaaagctaaaaataaaaataaaaataaaattaattttaaaaaataattaaataatgagGAAAACATTTgacatcataataataataataataataataataataataataataataataataataaagatgtaAAAGCCCCTAGCCAATTTAAGTTAGTATGGAAAATGTGTGAATCGCATTGCGTGATCAGGTTATCGTCATAGaaggaataacaaaaaaaaataaagaaacttaattttcaataaaatatgatattaaattatgaaattaaaaaaataaagtcactgcaaaaaaaaacataaaaaaacaatatcaatctAGGTTAAATTTCATACTCGTGATTTATGAGATCGCGATTATCACAccgaaaaaataatgaaactcaattttaaataaatcaaatatttaagaattaatttaaaaaaaaaaaaagaaccaataTCAAAAAAGGAACCAaggcaaaaattaaaaaaaaaaattacaagaataagggcaaaacataacataaaaattaaattaaaccaaatgatacagatgaaattgaaaaataaattaaaaagaataaagatcaaatttgatataaatacaaagtaaaacaaaatattaagggatgaaattgaaaatcaaaattaatcaaaaacatgattctaaataaataaaaagcaatcaaaataataaagatagtaattgaaataaaaagaaaatgcaggACAACTTTTAATTTAGCCTAGAGAAGGGGGAGAAAAAATCCAACCTTTAAACACTGCAAGACGCCTTACATGTGTCACTTTTTTGGATGCGTTTTCACTTTATCCGTCAACCAAGATGCGGTTGGTTTTTTTGGCCTCTCAAAAGTGCTGCGTGTGTCACCCAAAAAAAATAGGTGTATAAATCTCGCATATTGATGTGCACATTATATATAccactaacttttttttatttagcttatTAAAAGATTTAAGTGCCCTTGACCTCacataatattaaagaaaaaaacaaaacaaaaagatcaAAAGGCCTTTTGATCTAAgatatagatttatttatttttggcttATAAAGGTACCTCAGTAATTACTAATGTTAACAAAGAtagaaaaccaaaaatatatttgccTAAATAGGTATgcaaatttaacttttaaaagtattttagatattatactatgcaaataaaagatcaaaagaTCTTTCT is a genomic window of Populus alba chromosome 5, ASM523922v2, whole genome shotgun sequence containing:
- the LOC118051347 gene encoding uncharacterized protein; translated protein: MKNCHEPRAQKVNILSSSSSSLPSLNSSDSEDLERMPLAPLILKNKKLLSKQLSMCETRRDRAWERRRRQILMQERRRSGLLESDDLTDEDLHELKGCIELGFGFKEEEGHQLTNTLPALDLYFAVNRQLSPSPVSTPQSGDLSSSSSSEMGTRSSSFGSPMSDPDWKICSPGDDPKQVKTKLRHWAQAVACSVMQSY